A window from Cryptomeria japonica chromosome 1, Sugi_1.0, whole genome shotgun sequence encodes these proteins:
- the LOC131064291 gene encoding oligopeptide transporter 3 — protein MGQQVMDPDPEEKEVKDQTPVEEVALVVPVTDDPTLPVFTFRVWTLGCVSCVVLMFLNTFFTYRTQPLVISAILAQILALPMGKFMAAILPERKMQIFGFECSLNPGPFNMKEHVLITIFASNAVSSGGGDAYSIGAITVMKAYYKQSISFIAALIIVISSQILGYGWAGLLRKYLVEPADMWWPSNLAQVSLFRALHEKDNSGKRLSRMQFFIIFALASFAYYTLPGYMFSVLTFFSWVCWIWPHSITAQQIGSGYKGLGVGALSFDWAGISAYHGSPLVTPWFSILNVAVGFVMFIYIIVPICYWKYNVFDSRTYPIFSNQLFKATGHKYDTTKILTPDNELNVRAYNDYGKLYLSPLFALSIGSGFARIAATITHVLLFNGRDMIKRSRSAMNAKLDIHGRMMKRYKEVPEWWFLILLAGSMAFCILLSFVWKDEIQLPWWGMLLACGLSWFLTLPIGVIQATTNQQPGYDIIAQFMFGYILPGKPIANLLFKIYGRISSTHALNFLQDLKLGQYMKIPPRCMYTAQLASTVLAGLVNLAVAWWMLETIEDICDTDVLPLDSAWTCPKYRVTFDQSVIWGLVGPERLFGHNGLYRNLIWLFLVGALLPVPVWVLSKLFPDKKWIPLINIPVITYGFAGMPPATPANIASWILTGTIFNYFVFRYRKQWWQRYNYILSAALDCGTAFMGVLLYFALGSQNHNLSWWGTELDHCPLASCPTAPGVNVTGCPVF, from the exons ATGGGCCAGCAAGTGATGGATCCCGATCCAGAGGAGAAAGAGGTGAAGGATCAAACTCCAGTAGAAGAAGTGGCACTGGTGGTACCTGTTACCGACGACCCAACTTTGCCTGTATTTACATTCCGTGTATGGACACTGggttgtgtgtcatgtgtagttcTCATGTTTTTGAACACCTTCTTCACCTACAGAACACAGCCCTTAGTCATATCTGCTATTCTAGCCCAGATTTTGGCCTTGCCGATGGGGAAATTTATGGCAGCAATCCTTCCCGAAAGGAAAATGCAGATTTTCGGGTTTGAGTGTAGCCTGAATCCTGGCCCCTTCAATATGAAAGAGCATGTACTCATAACAATCTTTGCCAGCAACGCAGTTTCATCTGGGGGTGGAGATGCATATTCAATTGGGGCAATTACTGTCATGAAAGCTTATTACAAGCAAAGTATTAGCTTCATTGCAGCTCTCATCATCGTAATCTCCTCACAG ATCTTAGGATACGGTTGGGCTGGTTTGCTGAGGAAATATCTAGTTGAACCTGCAGATATGTGGTGGCCTTCCAACTTGGCGCAGGTCTCTCTCTTTAG GGCTCTTCATGAGAAGGACAATTCTGGGAAGAGACTGTCACGCATGCAATTTTTCATAATATTTGCATTAGCCAGCTTTGCATACTACACATTACCTGGATACATGTTCAGTGTTTTGACATTTTTCTCTTGGGTTTGTTGGATTTGGCCACATAGTATCACTGCACAGCAAATTGGATCAGGCTATAAGGGTTTGGGTGTTGGAGCCTTATCCTTTGATTGGGCTGGAATTTCAGCATATCATGGAAGTCCACTTGTGACACCAtggttttcaatcttgaatgttgcAGTTGGGTTTGTAATGTTTATTTACATAATTGTTCCTATATGTTACTGGAAATACAACGTCTTTGATTCGAGAACATATCCAATCTTCTCTAATCAGTTGTTTAAAGCTACTGGTCATAAATATGATACCACAAAGATCTTGACACCAGATAATGAATTGAATGTAAGGGCCTACAATGACTATGGAAAGCTATATCTCAGCCCTCTTTTTGCACTGTCGATTGGATCAGGTTTTGCAAGGATTGCAGCAACAATTACCCATGTGCTCCTGTTTAATGGACG TGACATGATTAAGCGGAGCAGATCTGCTATGAATGCTAAATTGGATATACATGGACGCATGATGAAGCGCTATAAGGAAGTTCCAGAGTGGTGGTTCCTTATTTTGTTGGCCGGCAGCATGGCATTCTGTATTTTACTGTCATTTGTATGGAAAGATGAAATTCAACTTCCATGGTGGGGCATGTTACTAGCATGTGGACTGTCATGGTTCTTAACTCTCCCAATTGGAGTGATTCAGGCTACTACCAACCAG CAACCAGGTTATGACATTATAGCTCAGTTCATGTTTGGTTACATTTTACCCGGGAAGCCCATAGCAAATCTACTTTTCAAGATCTATGGCAGGATCAGTAGCACACATGCACTTAATTTTCTTCAAGACTTGAAGCTTGGCCAATACATGAAAATTCCTCCGCGTTGTATGTATACTGCTCAG CTGGCATCTACAGTCTTGGCAGGACTAGTAAATCTTGCTGTTGCATGGTGGATGCTGGAAACCATAGAGGATATCTGTGATACGGATGTTTTACCCCTTGACAGCGCTTGGACATGTCCAAAGTACAGAGTAACATTTGATCAATCTGTTATTTGGGGTCTTGTGGGTCCTGAGCGCCTGTTTGGACACAATGGACTGTACCGAAATCTGATATGGCTTTTCTTGGTTGGTGCACTTCTTCCTGTTCCAGTTTGGGTTCTGAGCAAACTATTTCCCGATAAAAAGTGGATTCCACTGATAAATATACCAGTCATTACATATGGGTTTGCTGGCATGCCTCCTGCCACGCCGGCCAACATTGCTTCCTGGATCTTAACAGGTACCATCTTCAACTATTTTGTCTTCCGCTACAGGAAGCAGTGGTGGCAGCGATACAACTATATTCTATCTGCAGCCCTGGATTGTGGTACAGCATTCATGGGTGTGCTACTGTACTTCGCACTTGGCTCTCAGAATCACAATTTAAGCTGGTGGGGAACCGAACTTGATCACTGCCCACTTGCTTCGTGCCCTACTGCCCCAGGTGTAAATGTTACAGGCTGTCCAGTGTTTTGA